A single Candidatus Nanopelagicales bacterium DNA region contains:
- a CDS encoding GGDEF domain-containing protein, translating to MESRLHNLLDDPHVRGIVCNSRDVHEQYLLREQLSHDASHDALTGLGNLAHARQLLEDHEFGSMLGCSTVLLADLDGFKAINDTYGHACGDSVLEAVGSRLR from the coding sequence ATGGAAAGCCGACTGCACAACCTGCTCGATGATCCGCACGTCCGGGGCATTGTGTGCAACAGCCGCGACGTACATGAGCAGTACCTGCTTCGGGAACAACTCAGTCACGACGCGTCCCACGATGCTCTCACCGGACTCGGCAACCTCGCGCACGCACGCCAGCTATTGGAAGACCACGAGTTTGGCTCGATGCTCGGTTGCTCAACGGTTCTGCTCGCCGACCTCGACGGCTTCAAAGCGATCAACGACACGTACGGACACGCGTGTGGCGACAGCGTCTTGGAGGCAGTCGGGTCGCGGCTTCGCG
- the rpiA gene encoding ribose 5-phosphate isomerase A: MHWEGQATPKWPTEISNLDSKREIARQLANRAADGQVIGIGSGSTSFLALLALAERVHSQGLSVTCVPTSIEIESYCAALGLPVTTLLASRPDWCFDGADEVDPDHNMIKGRGGAFVREQFVFAAASSRVILVDQSKFVSRLGVNHAVPLAVAPEAANMVRSSLLDSLGVEPSVRPAGGKDGGVINESGSLVMDLPVDGSKNPVELERILLGTVGISATGLFVGYEFEIIG, encoded by the coding sequence ATGCACTGGGAGGGCCAAGCCACGCCAAAGTGGCCAACGGAGATTTCCAACCTCGACTCCAAGCGCGAGATCGCGAGGCAGCTTGCCAATCGTGCAGCCGATGGGCAAGTCATCGGTATTGGCTCGGGCAGCACGAGTTTCCTGGCATTGCTCGCACTCGCCGAGCGGGTCCATTCTCAGGGCTTGAGCGTCACCTGTGTTCCCACGTCCATCGAGATCGAGTCATATTGCGCCGCATTGGGTTTACCCGTGACCACGTTGCTGGCCTCGCGACCTGATTGGTGCTTCGACGGGGCCGACGAGGTCGACCCCGATCACAACATGATTAAGGGCCGGGGCGGGGCGTTCGTCAGGGAGCAGTTTGTCTTTGCTGCCGCTAGCAGCAGAGTCATTCTGGTCGATCAATCGAAGTTCGTATCTCGCCTTGGCGTCAACCACGCGGTCCCGTTGGCTGTTGCACCGGAAGCCGCGAACATGGTGCGCAGTTCACTGCTGGACAGCTTGGGCGTGGAGCCGTCTGTGAGACCGGCTGGCGGCAAGGACGGAGGCGTGATCAACGAGTCCGGGAGCCTGGTCATGGACCTGCCCGTGGACGGCTCAAAGAACCCTGTGGAACTTGAGCGCATCTTGCTGGGTACGGTCGGGATATCAGCGACGGGTCTGTTCGTTGGTTACGAGTTCGAGATCATTGGCTAG
- a CDS encoding TM2 domain-containing protein: protein MSTEQPPGENEPNEVPLTPPLGQPGSAADSPYGQPYTPPPTPQPQYAQPGPPAAIQEPYDPRAKSRLAAGLLGIFLGGLGVHRFYLGYTTIGILQILVTVVTCGIGSIWGLIEGIMILAQAQSFRTDAQGVPLRE, encoded by the coding sequence ATGTCCACTGAGCAACCACCCGGAGAGAACGAGCCGAACGAGGTCCCGCTGACGCCACCGCTCGGGCAACCGGGCAGCGCAGCTGACTCGCCGTACGGTCAGCCATACACTCCGCCGCCAACGCCTCAGCCGCAATATGCGCAGCCCGGGCCTCCAGCGGCCATCCAGGAGCCCTACGACCCACGCGCGAAGTCACGGCTCGCGGCGGGCCTGCTCGGAATCTTCCTCGGTGGACTTGGAGTGCATCGCTTCTACCTCGGCTACACCACGATTGGGATTCTGCAGATCCTGGTCACGGTAGTCACGTGTGGAATCGGGTCGATCTGGGGTCTGATCGAAGGAATCATGATCCTTGCCCAAGCACAGTCGTTCCGCACAGACGCTCAGGGAGTTCCGCTGCGCGAGTAG
- a CDS encoding CoA-binding protein has translation MDEAEKNRLRDILESAVTIAVVGASADSAKASHRIPQYLQEQGKDVIPVNPRGGSIFGRDAVTNLADVAQTIDVVDVFRPAAEAPAIAEQAVEVGAKVLWLQLGIVSPEAEAIASAAGLQVVMDRCIGATYAKLGLGPALERPDHDGQ, from the coding sequence ATGGACGAAGCAGAGAAGAACCGACTGCGCGACATTCTGGAGTCGGCCGTGACAATTGCCGTCGTCGGCGCCTCCGCCGACTCGGCCAAGGCGTCGCACCGCATTCCGCAGTACCTGCAAGAACAAGGGAAAGACGTGATCCCGGTCAATCCGCGCGGGGGTTCGATCTTTGGCCGAGACGCTGTCACCAACTTGGCCGACGTCGCTCAGACGATCGACGTCGTCGACGTCTTCCGACCTGCCGCCGAGGCGCCAGCGATCGCGGAGCAGGCTGTCGAGGTTGGCGCAAAGGTTCTGTGGCTGCAGCTCGGGATTGTCTCCCCGGAAGCCGAAGCGATCGCGAGCGCAGCCGGATTGCAGGTCGTGATGGATCGCTGCATCGGTGCAACCTACGCGAAGCTAGGGCTAGGCCCCGCGTTGGAGCGGCCAGACCACGATGGTCAGTAA
- a CDS encoding DUF2183 domain-containing protein, whose translation MSVDDQQSDDATSDESDGVDGSGGLRGLIRGAGGILGGAFRSSGSVADRAARSAQTARLVSSLEERVSQARRERKIGKGTLRATHIAAYRGFGSNGQASFIVRVAEEPVVPDAASVVADPKVVRTNLRRFVALALPGVHLHLLFRGNRADAHSDRHGYARGSVVTGDLDPDWYEYHCVTEPDDRSEVPQIVTGEFLVPDQRALAVVSDIDDTVLRTGLTEGFVAFKNTILRSPDSRRPVPGMATLYQGIREANGAEAAPSFFYVSTGPWNLYEMITDFLEARGFPKGVMFLTDWGPQDRYVMRSGKEHKRSTLARLFASYPRTSFLLIGDSGQNDPLVYIEAAREFPGRVKAIIILDVGDHMAERAEELRAQEIELKSEGVPFHLVSDASEAAVVLADYDIVGPELSDDVAAAVKREAVL comes from the coding sequence ATGTCAGTTGACGACCAGCAATCGGATGACGCCACCTCCGATGAGTCCGACGGTGTTGACGGGTCGGGTGGCCTGCGGGGCTTGATCCGTGGTGCTGGCGGCATTCTCGGTGGCGCCTTTCGGTCCAGCGGATCGGTCGCCGATCGCGCCGCCCGAAGTGCGCAAACCGCACGCCTGGTGAGTTCGCTGGAAGAGCGGGTTTCCCAAGCCCGCCGAGAGCGCAAGATCGGCAAGGGGACACTGCGGGCGACGCACATTGCGGCATACCGTGGTTTTGGCTCCAATGGTCAGGCCAGCTTCATTGTGCGGGTGGCCGAGGAGCCGGTCGTTCCAGACGCAGCCAGCGTCGTCGCCGATCCGAAAGTGGTTCGAACCAACCTGCGTCGGTTTGTCGCGCTAGCCCTGCCCGGGGTGCACCTGCATCTTCTTTTCCGCGGGAACCGGGCGGATGCACACAGCGATCGGCACGGCTATGCCCGCGGGTCGGTCGTGACCGGCGACCTCGATCCGGACTGGTACGAATATCACTGCGTCACTGAGCCGGACGACCGCAGCGAAGTCCCGCAGATCGTGACGGGCGAGTTCCTGGTACCGGACCAACGTGCGCTCGCGGTCGTCAGCGACATAGACGACACCGTGCTACGTACTGGGCTCACCGAAGGATTTGTGGCATTCAAGAACACGATCTTGCGCAGCCCCGATTCGCGGCGTCCGGTGCCGGGTATGGCCACGCTCTATCAGGGAATCCGCGAGGCCAACGGTGCGGAGGCCGCGCCGAGCTTCTTCTATGTGTCCACCGGCCCCTGGAACCTGTACGAGATGATCACGGACTTCTTGGAGGCGCGTGGGTTCCCCAAGGGCGTTATGTTCCTGACGGATTGGGGACCCCAAGACCGATACGTCATGCGGTCCGGAAAGGAACACAAACGCTCGACTCTCGCGCGTCTATTCGCCTCGTACCCGCGGACCTCCTTCCTGCTGATCGGCGACTCCGGCCAGAACGACCCGTTGGTGTACATCGAGGCCGCGCGCGAGTTCCCAGGTCGAGTGAAGGCCATCATCATTCTTGATGTGGGTGACCACATGGCCGAGCGCGCGGAGGAACTCCGAGCACAGGAAATCGAGCTGAAGTCCGAGGGTGTCCCGTTCCACTTGGTCTCCGATGCAAGTGAGGCGGCCGTCGTGCTGGCCGATTACGACATCGTCGGCCCAGAGCTTTCCGACGACGTTGCCGCGGCCGTCAAGCGCGAAGCGGTGCTCTAG
- a CDS encoding cation:proton antiporter: protein MLKLVIWFGVVAVAILAVVYSLLSNRATRANVSAPMLFLVAGAVFFVFGDRVAVESAQLHLLAEATLVVVLFHDASTVQLRRLRSDIQLPARLLGIGFPLALIATAVVVAMVFPELPLAAAILVAASITPTDAGLGAATVLNPVVPLRVRRALNVESGLNDGLATPVVLLALATLGSSEGESTLPIFSVTILPVLLALLIGVGIAGLAAVSVDASRRVGVSSARTRSIAVLFVPVLCFAVCELASANIFIAAFVAGLTFGAMSTSDTEEPEVSELLETTADLLGYVVWFLAGSLIALVVSTGISWKWVLVAVLALTLLRIVPVGMSLIGSKLAWPSVTFIGWFGPRGLATVIFGLLTVEELGSEQPIVRTIVGVMSMVVVFSVVAHGITAGPLARRYGRWAEKNAQIETRVDAAEPRSRGHLGSRGSRGASSEPRNVR from the coding sequence ATGCTCAAGCTTGTGATCTGGTTCGGAGTTGTCGCCGTGGCCATCCTTGCAGTCGTCTACAGTCTGCTGAGCAACCGGGCGACCCGTGCGAACGTGTCCGCCCCAATGCTGTTCCTGGTGGCTGGGGCGGTGTTCTTCGTCTTCGGAGACCGGGTAGCTGTCGAGAGTGCGCAATTGCACCTACTCGCCGAAGCCACTCTGGTCGTCGTCCTCTTCCACGACGCATCAACGGTCCAGTTGCGTCGGCTGCGCTCGGATATTCAGTTGCCGGCCAGGTTGTTGGGTATTGGGTTCCCACTGGCGTTGATAGCGACAGCAGTGGTTGTAGCCATGGTCTTTCCCGAGTTGCCGCTGGCGGCAGCGATTCTTGTCGCGGCCAGTATCACTCCGACTGACGCGGGCCTTGGCGCAGCGACGGTGCTCAATCCCGTGGTTCCACTCCGAGTGAGACGGGCGCTAAACGTTGAGAGCGGGTTGAACGACGGGCTTGCGACGCCGGTGGTTCTCCTCGCATTGGCAACACTCGGCAGCAGTGAGGGGGAGAGCACGTTGCCGATCTTCTCTGTGACGATTCTCCCCGTTCTGCTCGCACTGTTGATCGGTGTTGGGATCGCGGGCTTGGCCGCAGTTAGTGTCGACGCCTCTCGGCGGGTTGGCGTGAGTAGTGCCCGGACACGCTCGATTGCCGTGCTCTTTGTTCCAGTGCTCTGTTTCGCGGTGTGCGAACTTGCGTCAGCGAACATCTTCATTGCAGCGTTCGTGGCTGGATTGACCTTCGGGGCGATGTCGACCAGCGACACAGAGGAGCCAGAAGTGTCGGAGTTGCTGGAGACCACCGCAGACCTCCTCGGCTACGTGGTCTGGTTCCTCGCGGGCTCTCTGATCGCCCTGGTCGTCAGCACTGGGATCTCGTGGAAGTGGGTGCTGGTCGCGGTTCTAGCCCTGACACTGCTGCGAATCGTCCCGGTAGGCATGAGTTTGATTGGGAGCAAGCTGGCTTGGCCCAGCGTGACGTTCATTGGTTGGTTCGGCCCCCGGGGCCTGGCCACGGTCATCTTCGGGTTACTCACGGTGGAGGAGTTGGGCAGCGAGCAGCCAATCGTACGAACGATTGTTGGGGTCATGAGCATGGTCGTGGTCTTCAGCGTGGTTGCGCACGGAATCACTGCCGGACCGCTTGCGCGTCGCTACGGTCGCTGGGCTGAGAAAAACGCTCAGATTGAAACACGGGTAGATGCAGCCGAGCCACGGTCGCGCGGACATCTTGGATCGCGGGGGAGTCGCGGCGCTTCGTCCGAGCCGAGGAACGTTCGATGA
- a CDS encoding superinfection immunity protein — translation MSEQVVAITDQESKPTQTIIAWICAVLSGLYLLPWAIAATRGKANSGMIGWINLLLGWTIIGYIWALVLSLTAHGIRQVSIVTSA, via the coding sequence ATGTCTGAGCAAGTGGTTGCAATTACCGACCAGGAGAGCAAGCCGACTCAAACGATCATCGCTTGGATCTGCGCCGTGCTGTCCGGTCTCTATTTGTTGCCGTGGGCGATCGCTGCTACCCGTGGCAAGGCAAATTCGGGAATGATCGGATGGATCAACCTCCTCCTCGGTTGGACCATCATCGGCTACATCTGGGCACTGGTTCTGTCACTGACCGCACACGGAATCCGCCAGGTGTCAATAGTCACGAGCGCGTAA